The genomic segment CTTGTGCTTGCCAAAGGGCATGGGCATGGTGACCAGCTTCGTCAGGTCTTCGGGTTTCATGGCCTCGCCCTCACACCCCGCCCCAGAGCCATTCACGCACGCGTGCATGAAACGCCTCGGGCCGGGAGATCATGACCCAATGCCCGCAAGGCAAACCTTGCACCGCGCTGCCGGGGGCCGCAGCGACTTTCTCCAGCCACGAGGCCGAATGGAACATGAAGGGTTTGCGCTCGCCGTAAACAAACAAGAGCGGCATGGGCAACTGGATTTGCGCCGCGCCCTTGAAGCCACCCGCCGTGCCGAACCACTGCATGGCGTAGGGGTAGTTCATCTTGTGGGTGATGGTGGCCGGGTCGGTGGGGCAGCGCAGCCAGCGGGCCATGGCTCGGGTCATGCGGGTGCCCAGACTGCCGCCAATTTTCCACGCCAAGGCCAGCCAGACCTGATAGCCCATCACCGACAGCTTTTCCTTGACGCCCCAACTGCGCAACAAGGCACCCGAGTTGTGGTCGCCCACGTCCACCGCCACCACGCGGGCTACCCGATCGGGATGGCGCATGGCGAATTCGTAGCCAAAAATGCAGCCCCAGTCGTGCAGCATCAGAGTCACGGGTTTGTCCGGGCTGATGCGGTCCACAATCTGGCGCAGCAGTTGGCACATGTCGTCCAGACTGGTGGCCGAGGGGCCTGACTCAAAGCCCGGCAGCGTCAGGCGTGCACAGATGGCGCGGTCTTGCAAAGCCGCCACGGTGCCGTCCCACAGGGCCCGTGTGTCGGGCCAGCCGTGCAGCATCAAGATAACCTCGTCACCCTGCCCTTGCAGCCAAACTTCGGTGCCGTTGACGTCGATGCACAGCTCGGAACTGGCCGCCATGGTTTACAAAGCCTTGGCAAGGCGCGAGACACCTTCGAGGATCTTGTCTTCGCCCACGGTGGCAAAGCTCAGGCGGAAGGTGGCGTGGTCGGGGTTGGCGCAAAAGAACGGCGTGCCCGGCACAAAGGCCACACCCTGCTCGATGGCGCGTTTGGCGTACACATTGCCGTCGTTCACCTTGCCGCCAGCACCGGTGAGGCGCGCCCAGACGAACAAACCACCCTGGGGTTGCACAAACTCGATTGCATCACCCAATTCCCGGCGCAGCGCATCGCCCATGGTTTGGGCCCGCTGGGCATACACCGCACGCACTTTGTCCAAGGTGGCGGGCATGCGACCGGCCTTCAAATACTGAGCCGCGGTGGCCTGGGCAAAGGTGCTGGTGTGCGCGTCACTGAACTGTTTGCACATCGTGGCTTTGCCCAACAGCTCGGCGGGGGCCACCATCCAGCCCACGCGCAAGCCGGGCGACAGCACTTTGGACAGAGACCCACAATGCACCAGAAGCTCGCGGCTGCCGGGCACGGATGCACTCATGGCCAGCAGGCTGGGCGGCGGCGCTTCGCCAAAATACAAATCACCATAAGGGTCGTCTTCCAAAATCAGAGTTTGGTGTTTGACCGCCATCTCCAGCACCTTTTTGCGGCGCTCGGCGCTGAGCAAGGCGCCGCTCGGGTTGCCAAAGGTGGGGATCAAATACACAAACTTCGGCTTGTGCTCGGCGATCAGTTTTTCCAGTTCTTCGGTCTTGACGCCGTGGCCGTCCACCGGGGCGCTGATGAGTTCAGCCCCATACAAACGGAAGCACTGGATGGTGGCCAGAAAGGTGGGGCCTTCCACGATCACCTTGTCGCCGGGGCTGATCATGGTTTTGCCGATCAAATCCAGCCCCTGCTGGCTGCCAGTGGTCACGATCAGCTGGTCTGCGGTCACGTCTTGGGCACCCTTTTGGGCCATGAAGTGGGCCAGTTGCTCACGCAGCGGGCCAAAGCCTTCGGTCGCGCCATATTGCAATGCTGCGCCGGGGTCCTGGCTCAAGGCCGCGTTGCTGGCTTCGCGGATGCCGTCCACGTCGAACATGGCGCTGTCGGGAAAGCCGCCCGCAAAACTGATGATGCCGGGCTTGCCCAGGAGCTTGAACAGCTCACGGATGGCGGAGGTTTCGACGTTGTTCAGGCGATCGGCAAATTGCAAAGGCATGGTGTATCTTCCCGTGTTGACTTGGCCGTCATTTTGCCAACATCTGCACACCTACTTTTATCCCCATGAAACCCGCTCAGATCGAATCCTTCTTTGCCACGCTGCAAGCCGCCAACCCCATGCCTGTGACCGAGCTGGAATACACCAGTGTCTTTGAGCTGCTGGCCGCTGTGCTGCTGTCGGCACAGGCCACCGACGTGGGGGTCAACAAGGCCACGCGCAAGTTGTTCCCGGTGGCGGGCACGCCGCAAAAAATCCTGGACTTGGGTCTGGCGGGGCTCGAGAGTTACATCAAAACGATTGGCTTGTACCGCAGCAAAGCCAAACACTTGATGGAAACCTGCCGCATTTTGGTGGAGCAGCACGGCGGCCAAGTGCCCCGAAGCCGCGAAGAACTCGAAGCCCTGCCCGGCGTGGGACGCAAAACCGCCAATGTGGTGCTGAACTCGGCGTTTGGCGAAGCGACCATGGCGGTGGACACGCACATCTTCCGCATGGGCAACCGCACGGGCCTGGCCCCGGGCAAAACGCCCTTGGCGGTGGAGCTCAAGCTGCTCAAACGCATCCCAGCCAAGTACCTGGTGGACGCCCACCACTGGTTGATCTTGCACGGGCGCTATGTGTGCCAAGCGCGCAAACCGCTGTGCGGGCAGTGCGCTGTGGCGGCGTTTTGCGATTTCAAGTCCAAAACACCCTGATTGCAGGTCGGAAATTGACTTCTTTGTGACTCACAAGTTGTCCTTTCTGCTCTCATGAAGCCCTGCTAGCACAGGTAAAATCGTGGCCTCTGCCCTGCTGGGCAGACCCTTGACGGTTGGCCTTATGCCGCCGTTGCCTCAAGCGCCAGCTGCGCTGCTTCTCGAACCCATTCCGACCTGCCCATGACGCGAGCCCTGCCGCGTGCCCACTTCAACAGCTCCCGTCTGACGCGTTTTCTGACCGAGAACGCCATTATCGATGCCGCCCCTGTGGCGGACGATGTGGGGCAAAAGTTGGGCGATTGGCTGAACTTTCGCCAAGCGATTGCCTTGCACGGCGTGCTCAACCCCGAGCTCCAGCCTGCTGCGCCCCAGCCAGCACACCTGCGGCGCTCGGGTGTGATGACCGCCGAGGCCTTGTCCCGGCATGTGGACAAAGTGCGCGCCCAACTCGAACAATCCATCGCCCAAGGCGCGCCCAGCGGTTCGGGGATGACGCGCATCGACATGCCCCCCGCAGAACTGGACGAACCCATCGAGCCGAAAACGGCGTTTGAGCCCTATCGCCGTTTTTATGCTGCCCACCAGCGCCAAATGGAAGCGTCCCTGCAGACCTTGCGCTCGCAAGTGCGGGGTCAGCTGAGCAAAAGTACGCCCAGCTTGCAACAACTGGCCACGCTCGATGCGGCTTTTGAAAACATCTTGAGCGAGCGCGAAGCGCTTTGTCTGGGCAAAGTGGCCAAGCTGCACGAAAAACGCTTTGCGCAAGCACTTAAAAAACACATCCAACAAATCAGCAGTCCACAAGCCGAGGCCACAGCCGAAGGAGCCGAAGCACCGTCCGCCACCGTAGTGAGCCCTTTGCCTTGGCTCTTGCCCTTTCGCCAAGCCATGCGCAACGCTTTGTTGGCCGAGCTGGACACCCGACTGCAACCCGTGTTGGGCCTTGTTGAAGCCTTCAACCAATACACCCCAAAAGAACAATGAATCGCTATTCCTTTCACTTCGCCTTCGCACTGGGCGCATTGGCCGTCGTCTGGGTGGCGGCCGCAGTCGCCGCCTCACACTTGTTGGTCTTGGGCATGGCGGCTGTCATTGGCGCGGTTTATGTGTTCGGCGCGATGGAGCTGCGTCAATACCACGCTGCCACGGCTGCCCTGAACCAATCGCTTGCCGACATTCCACAAGATTTACAAAACCTCAGCGATTGGCTGATCACCTTGCCCGCAGGCTTGCAAAACCCTATTCGCCAACGTGTGGAAGGTGAGCGCATCG from the Limnohabitans sp. 2KL-27 genome contains:
- a CDS encoding alpha/beta fold hydrolase; the encoded protein is MAASSELCIDVNGTEVWLQGQGDEVILMLHGWPDTRALWDGTVAALQDRAICARLTLPGFESGPSATSLDDMCQLLRQIVDRISPDKPVTLMLHDWGCIFGYEFAMRHPDRVARVVAVDVGDHNSGALLRSWGVKEKLSVMGYQVWLALAWKIGGSLGTRMTRAMARWLRCPTDPATITHKMNYPYAMQWFGTAGGFKGAAQIQLPMPLLFVYGERKPFMFHSASWLEKVAAAPGSAVQGLPCGHWVMISRPEAFHARVREWLWGGV
- a CDS encoding PLP-dependent aminotransferase family protein; translated protein: MPLQFADRLNNVETSAIRELFKLLGKPGIISFAGGFPDSAMFDVDGIREASNAALSQDPGAALQYGATEGFGPLREQLAHFMAQKGAQDVTADQLIVTTGSQQGLDLIGKTMISPGDKVIVEGPTFLATIQCFRLYGAELISAPVDGHGVKTEELEKLIAEHKPKFVYLIPTFGNPSGALLSAERRKKVLEMAVKHQTLILEDDPYGDLYFGEAPPPSLLAMSASVPGSRELLVHCGSLSKVLSPGLRVGWMVAPAELLGKATMCKQFSDAHTSTFAQATAAQYLKAGRMPATLDKVRAVYAQRAQTMGDALRRELGDAIEFVQPQGGLFVWARLTGAGGKVNDGNVYAKRAIEQGVAFVPGTPFFCANPDHATFRLSFATVGEDKILEGVSRLAKAL
- the nth gene encoding endonuclease III codes for the protein MKPAQIESFFATLQAANPMPVTELEYTSVFELLAAVLLSAQATDVGVNKATRKLFPVAGTPQKILDLGLAGLESYIKTIGLYRSKAKHLMETCRILVEQHGGQVPRSREELEALPGVGRKTANVVLNSAFGEATMAVDTHIFRMGNRTGLAPGKTPLAVELKLLKRIPAKYLVDAHHWLILHGRYVCQARKPLCGQCAVAAFCDFKSKTP
- a CDS encoding DUF3348 family protein → MTRALPRAHFNSSRLTRFLTENAIIDAAPVADDVGQKLGDWLNFRQAIALHGVLNPELQPAAPQPAHLRRSGVMTAEALSRHVDKVRAQLEQSIAQGAPSGSGMTRIDMPPAELDEPIEPKTAFEPYRRFYAAHQRQMEASLQTLRSQVRGQLSKSTPSLQQLATLDAAFENILSEREALCLGKVAKLHEKRFAQALKKHIQQISSPQAEATAEGAEAPSATVVSPLPWLLPFRQAMRNALLAELDTRLQPVLGLVEAFNQYTPKEQ